One segment of Gammaproteobacteria bacterium DNA contains the following:
- the typA gene encoding translational GTPase TypA: MIEKLRNIAIIAHVDHGKTTLVDKLLQQSGALNNRAAAAERVMDSNDLEKERGITILAKNTALYWRDYHINIVDTPGHADFGGEVERVLSMVDSVLLLVDAVDGPMPQTRFVTQKAFAMGFRPIVVINKIDRPGSRAHWVLDRTFDLFDRLGATDEQLDFPVIYASALHGYAGLDDSVRSGNMDPLFGTIVAHVSPPAVDPAGTFQLQVSSLDYNSYVGVIGIGRIRRGKVKTNTPVVILDRHGNRRNGRVLQILGFQGLERIEFPEASAGDIIAFTGIDGLGISDVLCDPSAVESLPLLKVDEPTMSMTFQVNTSPFAGREGKYVTSRQLRERLQRELIHNVALRIEDSDDPDKFKVSGRGELHLSILIENMRREGYELAVSRPEVIIREIDGEACEPYEQLTVDVEEQHQGAIMEKLGERRGELLDMQPDGKGRVRLDYLIPARGLIGFQTEFLTATSGTGLIYHVFDRYGPAKKGAIGARLNGVLIANATGKALAYALFNLQERGRMMVGPGDEVYEGMVVGIHSRDNDLVVNPLKAKQLTNIRAAGSDENILLTPPVRMSLEQALEFIDDDELVEVTPKSIRVRKKLLLEHERKRASRRQGD, encoded by the coding sequence GTGATTGAAAAACTTCGCAATATCGCCATTATCGCCCACGTTGACCACGGCAAAACCACACTGGTGGATAAGCTGCTCCAACAGTCCGGCGCTCTTAATAACCGCGCCGCTGCCGCCGAGCGAGTCATGGATTCCAATGACCTGGAAAAGGAGCGAGGCATTACCATTCTCGCCAAAAACACTGCGCTTTACTGGCGGGACTACCACATCAATATCGTCGATACCCCCGGCCATGCCGACTTTGGCGGCGAAGTCGAGCGCGTATTGTCCATGGTCGATTCCGTGCTATTGCTGGTCGATGCGGTGGACGGGCCGATGCCGCAAACCCGTTTTGTCACGCAGAAAGCCTTTGCGATGGGCTTCCGGCCAATCGTGGTTATCAACAAGATCGACCGGCCCGGTTCGCGCGCACATTGGGTGTTGGACCGCACCTTCGACCTGTTCGACCGCCTGGGCGCGACCGACGAACAACTGGACTTCCCGGTTATCTACGCCTCGGCGCTGCACGGTTACGCTGGACTGGACGACAGCGTGCGCTCCGGCAACATGGATCCGCTGTTTGGAACCATTGTCGCCCACGTTTCGCCGCCAGCAGTCGATCCCGCCGGAACTTTCCAGTTGCAGGTCAGTTCCCTGGACTATAACAGCTATGTCGGCGTCATCGGCATTGGCCGCATTCGCCGGGGCAAAGTCAAAACCAACACGCCGGTGGTTATCCTGGACCGGCATGGCAATCGCCGCAATGGTCGGGTGCTGCAAATCCTCGGCTTTCAGGGCTTGGAGCGCATCGAATTCCCCGAGGCGTCCGCCGGCGATATCATCGCTTTCACCGGCATTGATGGCCTGGGCATCTCCGACGTATTGTGCGATCCCAGCGCCGTTGAATCCCTGCCACTGCTCAAGGTCGATGAACCGACCATGAGCATGACCTTCCAGGTCAACACCTCGCCGTTCGCCGGGCGCGAGGGCAAGTATGTCACCAGTCGCCAACTGCGCGAACGGCTCCAGCGGGAACTCATTCATAACGTGGCCTTGCGCATCGAAGACAGCGACGATCCCGACAAATTCAAGGTCTCCGGGCGCGGCGAATTGCACCTGTCGATTCTGATTGAGAACATGCGCCGCGAGGGTTACGAACTGGCCGTCTCGCGCCCGGAAGTCATCATTCGCGAGATCGACGGCGAAGCCTGCGAACCCTACGAGCAACTCACGGTAGACGTTGAGGAACAACATCAGGGCGCCATCATGGAGAAGCTCGGCGAGCGGCGCGGCGAACTGCTGGACATGCAACCCGACGGCAAGGGGCGGGTGCGCTTGGATTACCTGATTCCGGCGCGCGGCCTGATCGGATTTCAGACCGAATTCCTGACCGCTACTTCCGGCACGGGGCTGATTTACCACGTCTTTGACCGTTACGGGCCAGCGAAAAAAGGTGCGATCGGCGCGCGGCTAAACGGCGTGCTGATTGCCAACGCGACCGGCAAGGCGTTGGCTTATGCATTGTTTAACCTCCAGGAGCGCGGACGGATGATGGTCGGTCCCGGTGACGAGGTTTACGAAGGCATGGTGGTCGGCATTCACTCCCGCGACAACGATTTGGTGGTCAACCCGCTCAAGGCCAAGCAACTGACCAACATCCGCGCCGCTGGCTCTGATGAAAACATCCTGCTGACTCCGCCAGTGCGCATGAGCCTGGAACAAGCGCTGGAGTTCATCGACGACGATGAACTGGTTGAGGTCACGCCAAAATCCATTCGGGTGCGCAAGAAGCTATTGCTGGAGCATGAACGCAAACGCGCATCACGCCGGCAGGGCGATTAG
- a CDS encoding LON peptidase substrate-binding domain-containing protein, translated as MQEMPLFPLNAVLFPGGVLPLRIFETRYLDMVSACLRADAGFGVVTIHQGNEAGAQPVSIHPVGALARIVDFDPLDDGLLGITCLGVQRFRIVGHRVQPDQLLLGQIRWLPDDPQQSLLSAHEPLVRVLRDLLESEALVSHKRFLIPNWEDAAWVGNRLAELLPLPLQIRQGLLEMTNPRQRLDILLGIFQEQRTA; from the coding sequence ATCCAGGAAATGCCGCTGTTTCCGCTGAATGCCGTGCTGTTTCCCGGCGGCGTTTTGCCCTTGCGGATTTTCGAGACGCGCTATCTGGACATGGTGAGCGCCTGTCTGCGCGCCGATGCCGGGTTTGGCGTTGTCACCATCCATCAAGGCAATGAAGCGGGTGCTCAACCGGTCAGTATTCATCCGGTTGGCGCTTTGGCGCGCATCGTCGATTTTGACCCACTGGATGATGGGTTGCTCGGCATTACCTGCCTCGGCGTGCAACGCTTTCGCATAGTGGGCCATCGCGTGCAACCCGATCAACTGTTGCTGGGCCAGATTCGATGGCTGCCGGATGACCCGCAGCAATCGCTTCTATCCGCGCACGAACCACTGGTTCGCGTCTTGCGCGATTTGCTGGAAAGCGAGGCGTTGGTCTCCCATAAGCGGTTCCTGATTCCGAATTGGGAGGATGCCGCGTGGGTGGGCAACCGATTGGCGGAATTGTTGCCGTTGCCGCTGCAAATCCGCCAGGGCTTGCTGGAGATGACCAATCCTCGGCAACGGCTGGACATTCTACTGGGCATTTTCCAGGAACAGCGCACCGCCTGA
- a CDS encoding alpha/beta hydrolase, which yields MHIFPSPPNRLTLASGDALAYHRSLGAVPGILFLGGFTSDMTGIKATTLERWCQGRGQAFVRFDYTGHGASSGSFANGTIGRWTHEALTVLDQLTEGPQILVGSSMGAWIMLLAAMERPERIAGLLGLACAADFTEYLLWERLDEPLRERLRCERVISLPSPYGEPYIIAMRLIEEAAQHRLLNRTELPVSCPVRLIHGMGDADAPWRTSLQIAEKLTSSDVRLILVKDGEHTLSREPDLRLLTRTLGEMLE from the coding sequence ATGCATATCTTTCCCTCTCCGCCCAATCGCTTGACCCTGGCCAGCGGCGACGCGCTCGCCTACCATCGCAGTCTGGGCGCTGTGCCCGGTATCCTCTTTCTAGGCGGCTTCACTTCGGACATGACCGGTATTAAAGCCACGACGCTGGAACGCTGGTGCCAAGGCCGAGGCCAGGCGTTTGTACGCTTCGACTACACCGGTCATGGCGCTTCCAGCGGCTCCTTCGCCAACGGCACGATTGGCCGTTGGACCCATGAAGCCTTGACCGTGCTGGATCAATTGACCGAAGGTCCACAAATCCTGGTAGGTTCCTCAATGGGGGCCTGGATCATGCTGTTGGCGGCGATGGAGCGGCCCGAACGCATCGCTGGATTATTGGGCCTGGCCTGCGCGGCGGATTTCACCGAATACCTGTTGTGGGAGCGCCTGGATGAACCGCTACGCGAACGCTTGCGGTGCGAACGAGTAATTAGTTTACCCTCGCCCTATGGCGAACCTTACATTATCGCTATGCGCCTGATCGAGGAAGCAGCCCAGCATCGGCTGCTGAATCGAACCGAACTGCCGGTCTCTTGCCCGGTGCGCCTGATTCATGGCATGGGCGACGCCGATGCGCCGTGGCGCACCAGTCTACAAATCGCGGAGAAATTGACCAGTTCCGATGTACGGCTGATTCTGGTCAAGGATGGAGAGCATACCCTGTCGCGGGAACCGGACTTAAGGCTACTCACGCGCACTCTGGGAGAAATGCTGGAATGA
- a CDS encoding NAD-dependent deacylase has protein sequence MSELLIPGELITHLRAAQRITVLTGAGISAESGVPTFREAQTGLWARYNPEELATPEAFQHDPKLVWEWYAWRQDRVRQAEPNAGHLALVDMERHIAEFTLITQNVDGLHRRAGSHQVLELHGNLFRAKCFNEDRPVESWPDSDDIPPRCPRCGGLLRPDVVWFGESLPEAALRAAEQAAAHADLFFSIGTSALVYPAANLPLAALKAGATVVEINPQPTPLSSYVTFSLNGASGVILPMLVAQTWGKQRIHNL, from the coding sequence ATGAGCGAATTATTGATTCCCGGCGAACTCATCACCCACCTGCGCGCCGCCCAACGCATCACCGTGTTGACGGGCGCGGGCATTTCCGCAGAGAGCGGCGTTCCCACTTTCCGCGAGGCTCAAACCGGGCTGTGGGCGCGCTATAATCCCGAGGAACTGGCCACGCCCGAAGCCTTCCAGCATGATCCCAAGCTGGTCTGGGAATGGTATGCCTGGCGGCAGGATCGGGTGCGCCAAGCTGAGCCGAATGCCGGTCATTTGGCGCTGGTCGATATGGAGCGCCACATTGCTGAATTCACCTTGATTACCCAGAATGTGGACGGCCTGCATCGGCGGGCCGGCAGTCATCAGGTATTGGAACTGCACGGCAATCTGTTCCGCGCCAAGTGTTTTAACGAAGATCGTCCCGTAGAAAGCTGGCCGGACAGCGACGACATTCCGCCGCGTTGTCCCCGTTGCGGAGGACTGCTGCGACCGGACGTGGTCTGGTTTGGGGAGAGTTTACCGGAAGCAGCGCTGCGGGCCGCAGAACAAGCCGCCGCCCATGCGGACCTCTTTTTCAGCATCGGCACCTCGGCGCTGGTCTATCCTGCCGCCAATCTGCCGTTAGCCGCCTTGAAAGCCGGCGCAACCGTGGTGGAAATCAATCCACAGCCGACGCCACTGAGTTCTTATGTGACGTTCAGTCTGAATGGAGCCTCCGGCGTCATCCTGCCCATGCTGGTCGCGCAGACTTGGGGAAAACAGCGAATCCATAATCTATAA
- a CDS encoding protein phosphatase 2C domain-containing protein — protein MMIALDSYYTIGKLHLFCEDYVGQGWQPLPYVILADGCSAAPDSDLGARLLVLTARRLLPRFALKGYDLAERTVRHWSLGRRIIRRAAHQVQDLGVDTAVLDATLLIAWCDGESIHVHLYGDGCIATRQADGSVRAIQIEYAENAPFYLSYLLDANRCALYREAVGNAQMAQSIHEFGEGGATVRQAAFDAPIVFSFSLTTFPEVAVATDGLHSLMNVETGKRIEILEVARRLLDFPNLEAGFMKRQIRNVLVEYGQQKVFNLDDVGMGVFVRMN, from the coding sequence ATGATGATTGCCTTGGATTCGTACTACACCATCGGCAAGCTGCATTTGTTTTGCGAGGATTATGTGGGTCAAGGTTGGCAACCTTTGCCTTATGTGATTTTAGCCGATGGCTGCTCCGCCGCTCCGGACAGCGACCTGGGCGCGCGGTTGCTGGTTTTGACCGCGCGTCGTTTGTTGCCGCGTTTCGCCTTGAAAGGTTACGACTTGGCAGAGAGAACCGTCCGGCACTGGTCGCTGGGACGGCGCATCATCCGCCGCGCTGCCCACCAGGTCCAGGATTTGGGCGTCGATACGGCGGTACTCGACGCTACGTTGCTCATCGCCTGGTGCGACGGAGAGAGCATACACGTCCATCTTTATGGGGATGGCTGCATTGCGACCCGGCAAGCGGATGGATCGGTCCGAGCAATCCAGATCGAGTATGCTGAAAATGCCCCCTTCTATTTGAGCTATCTGCTGGATGCCAATCGGTGCGCCTTGTATCGCGAAGCTGTTGGCAACGCGCAGATGGCGCAAAGTATCCATGAATTCGGCGAGGGGGGGGCAACTGTTCGTCAGGCCGCTTTTGATGCGCCCATCGTGTTCAGCTTCTCTTTGACAACTTTCCCAGAGGTGGCCGTGGCCACTGATGGTCTGCATTCCCTGATGAATGTTGAAACTGGGAAACGCATAGAAATACTGGAAGTTGCCCGGCGGTTGTTGGATTTCCCAAACCTTGAAGCCGGTTTTATGAAGCGCCAGATCCGTAATGTATTGGTTGAGTATGGTCAACAAAAAGTATTCAATCTCGACGATGTCGGCATGGGCGTATTTGTCAGGATGAATTGA
- the ureG gene encoding urease accessory protein UreG, with product MNKQPLRVGVGGPVGSGKTALVEALCKTLRSYYQIAVVTNDIYTYEDAQFLTRAQALEPERIVGVETGGCPHTAIREDASMNLAAVEQLCERFPDLDLVLVESGGDNLSATFSPELSDLTIYVIDVAAGDKIPRKGGPGITRSDLLVINKIDLAPHVGASLEVMERDALQMRGERPFVFTNLKTQQGLDQVIDFIVEQGMLDVGASQRIKGSGSQ from the coding sequence ATGAATAAGCAACCCCTGCGTGTTGGCGTCGGCGGCCCGGTGGGTTCTGGCAAAACCGCCCTGGTCGAAGCGCTGTGCAAGACGCTGCGTAGTTACTATCAAATCGCTGTCGTGACGAACGACATCTACACCTACGAAGACGCGCAGTTCTTGACCCGCGCCCAGGCATTGGAGCCGGAGCGGATTGTTGGTGTGGAAACCGGCGGTTGTCCGCATACGGCGATTCGTGAGGACGCCTCGATGAACCTGGCGGCGGTCGAACAATTATGCGAGCGTTTTCCTGATCTGGACCTGGTGCTAGTGGAGTCCGGCGGCGATAACCTCAGCGCTACGTTCAGTCCGGAACTGTCCGACCTGACGATCTACGTGATTGACGTAGCTGCGGGTGACAAGATTCCGCGTAAGGGCGGCCCCGGCATCACCCGTTCCGATTTGCTGGTGATCAACAAAATTGACCTTGCCCCCCATGTGGGCGCGTCGCTGGAAGTGATGGAGCGCGACGCGCTGCAGATGCGCGGTGAGCGACCGTTTGTGTTCACCAATTTGAAAACCCAGCAGGGACTGGATCAGGTCATTGATTTTATTGTTGAGCAGGGAATGTTGGACGTGGGCGCAAGTCAGAGAATCAAGGGTAGTGGTTCACAATGA
- the rpoH gene encoding RNA polymerase sigma factor RpoH gives MTMTTTALVPRIENLPAPVGNLESYIQVVNRMPMLSAEEEQELAQRLRLRHDLEAAQRLIVAHLRFVVHIARGYLGYGLPLADLVQEGNIGLMKAVKRFDPAYGVRLVSFAVHWIRAEIHEFILRNWRIVKVATTKAQRKLFFKLRGSKKRLGWLNHEEVNTVARELGVSAENVLEMESRLNGHDVSFDPFPEADGNDDVENFAPAAYLRDEQANPAEALERDDWDERAVSQLGEALERLDPRSRDIMQRRWLSDAKPTLHQLAAEYKVSAERIRQLENSAMKKLRAALPAPA, from the coding sequence ATGACGATGACGACGACTGCGCTGGTTCCCCGTATTGAAAATCTGCCGGCACCGGTCGGCAACCTGGAGAGCTACATCCAGGTGGTCAACCGGATGCCGATGCTCAGCGCCGAAGAAGAGCAGGAACTAGCCCAGCGTTTGCGGCTGCGCCACGATCTGGAAGCAGCGCAACGCCTGATCGTGGCCCATCTGCGCTTCGTGGTGCATATTGCCCGTGGTTATCTCGGCTACGGCTTGCCGCTGGCCGATCTGGTTCAGGAAGGCAACATTGGTCTGATGAAAGCCGTCAAACGTTTCGACCCGGCCTACGGCGTGCGGCTGGTCTCGTTCGCGGTTCACTGGATTCGGGCGGAAATTCATGAATTCATCCTGCGCAACTGGCGAATCGTCAAGGTCGCCACCACCAAAGCGCAGCGCAAACTGTTCTTCAAGCTGCGCGGCTCAAAAAAACGCCTGGGCTGGCTCAACCACGAGGAAGTCAACACCGTCGCGCGGGAGCTTGGCGTCAGCGCCGAGAACGTCCTGGAAATGGAATCGCGACTCAATGGCCATGATGTATCGTTCGACCCTTTCCCGGAAGCCGATGGCAACGACGATGTGGAGAATTTCGCACCCGCCGCCTATTTGCGTGACGAACAGGCTAATCCAGCGGAAGCGCTGGAGCGCGACGACTGGGATGAACGGGCGGTCAGTCAACTGGGCGAAGCGCTGGAGCGGCTGGACCCGCGCAGCCGAGACATCATGCAACGTCGCTGGCTGAGCGATGCTAAACCGACTTTGCACCAGTTGGCGGCTGAATATAAGGTTTCCGCTGAACGCATCCGGCAATTGGAAAACAGCGCTATGAAGAAATTGCGCGCGGCTTTGCCCGCGCCGGCCTGA
- the ftsY gene encoding signal recognition particle-docking protein FtsY has product MTDPKHDSVTRTLSADLPERKKPGLFEVLNRPIRFPSFRKDKTFGESLESAEPKPERFARLRDRLRRTRQGLVSGLSGLFKGRKLDDEALEELESRLLLADVGVDVTNHLIRQLTERVSRQQLSDVTALLQALRDELLAILTPCQQPWRPSESRPYVILMVGVNGVGKTTTIGKLAQWLQTEGHSVLLAAGDTFRAAAVEQLQVWGERNHIPVIAQKSGADAASVIYDAIQAAKAREVDVVIADTAGRLHTQSNLMEELKKIKRVMGKVDPTAPHEALLVVDASTGQNALNQAVQFHEAVGVTGLILTKLDGTAKGGIVFAIARRLGLPIRFIGVGESIEDLRMFDAAEFVAALLDEEAGY; this is encoded by the coding sequence ATGACTGACCCTAAACATGACTCCGTCACCCGCACTCTCAGCGCCGACCTCCCGGAACGTAAGAAACCCGGTTTATTCGAGGTATTGAATCGCCCAATTCGCTTTCCTTCCTTCCGCAAGGATAAGACATTCGGGGAGTCCCTCGAGTCCGCAGAGCCGAAACCGGAGCGCTTTGCCCGATTGCGCGACCGGTTGCGGCGCACCCGCCAGGGATTGGTCTCCGGTTTGTCGGGCCTGTTCAAGGGGCGGAAACTGGACGATGAGGCGCTGGAAGAACTAGAAAGCCGCCTGCTGCTGGCGGATGTAGGTGTGGACGTCACAAACCACCTGATTCGGCAGCTGACCGAGCGGGTTTCACGCCAGCAATTAAGCGATGTGACCGCATTGCTCCAGGCCCTGCGCGACGAACTGTTGGCGATCCTCACACCTTGTCAGCAACCCTGGCGACCCAGTGAATCCCGTCCCTACGTGATTCTCATGGTTGGGGTGAACGGCGTTGGCAAAACCACGACGATTGGTAAACTGGCGCAATGGCTGCAAACTGAGGGACATTCGGTGCTGCTGGCCGCCGGCGACACTTTCCGCGCCGCTGCCGTTGAACAATTGCAGGTCTGGGGCGAGCGCAACCACATTCCCGTGATCGCCCAGAAAAGCGGAGCCGACGCCGCCTCGGTGATCTATGACGCGATTCAGGCCGCCAAAGCCCGTGAAGTCGACGTAGTGATTGCCGACACCGCTGGTCGCCTGCACACCCAATCGAATCTGATGGAGGAACTGAAAAAGATTAAACGGGTCATGGGTAAAGTCGATCCCACTGCGCCGCATGAGGCGCTGTTGGTCGTGGATGCCAGCACCGGCCAGAACGCCTTAAATCAAGCTGTGCAGTTTCATGAAGCGGTCGGCGTAACCGGCCTGATCCTGACCAAGCTCGACGGCACAGCAAAGGGCGGGATTGTGTTTGCCATCGCCCGCCGGCTGGGTCTGCCGATTCGCTTCATCGGCGTGGGCGAAAGCATCGAAGATTTACGTATGTTTGACGCTGCCGAGTTCGTCGCCGCTCTGCTGGATGAGGAAGCGGGCTACTGA
- a CDS encoding arsenate reductase ArsC, giving the protein MNVLFLCTGNSCRSILGEATFNHLAPPGWKALSAGSHPTGQVHPRSLALLAREGIVTEDYYSKSWDNLPVTPDIVITVCTSAAGETCPAYLGPVLRTHWGVEDPAHVTGTDEEINAAFMHAYRVLRNRIEAFLALPLTELQNDRARLKTELDRIGALLP; this is encoded by the coding sequence ATGAACGTCCTGTTTCTTTGCACGGGTAATTCCTGCCGTTCGATCCTGGGCGAGGCCACCTTCAATCATCTGGCCCCGCCGGGCTGGAAAGCGCTGAGCGCCGGGAGTCATCCGACGGGTCAGGTGCATCCACGCTCGCTGGCCTTGCTGGCGCGCGAGGGCATCGTGACCGAGGATTATTACAGCAAGTCCTGGGATAACCTGCCGGTCACGCCGGATATCGTGATTACGGTTTGCACCAGCGCGGCGGGCGAAACTTGCCCGGCGTATCTAGGGCCTGTGCTGCGCACACATTGGGGTGTGGAAGATCCGGCGCATGTGACTGGTACTGATGAGGAGATTAACGCGGCGTTTATGCACGCTTATCGGGTGCTGCGGAACCGTATAGAAGCGTTCCTGGCGTTGCCGCTGACTGAGTTACAGAACGACCGCGCCCGCTTGAAAACGGAGCTGGATCGTATTGGCGCGCTATTGCCTTAG
- a CDS encoding TM0996/MTH895 family glutaredoxin-like protein, whose translation MKLQILGKGCSKCLTLGEHAATAAQALGLDYEVEKVTDMNAIIDAGVMTTPALAVNGEIKSAGKVLSVEEIKKLLSA comes from the coding sequence ATGAAATTGCAAATTCTCGGCAAAGGTTGTTCCAAATGCCTCACGCTCGGCGAACATGCGGCGACGGCGGCTCAGGCCCTGGGTCTGGACTATGAGGTGGAGAAGGTCACCGACATGAACGCTATTATCGACGCCGGGGTGATGACCACGCCAGCGCTGGCGGTGAATGGCGAAATCAAGAGCGCCGGCAAAGTGTTATCGGTGGAGGAAATCAAAAAGCTGTTGAGCGCCTGA
- a CDS encoding permease: MPANACGRALSRLRARTRENPTEMKWLAGMLALFLAAFFMPAGTTRFDNAVLEGLALLKWYAREHVILCLIPAFFIAGAIAVFISQSAVMKYLGPAARKTAAYGVASVSGSILAVCSCTVLPLFGGIYRRGAGLGPAIAFLYSGPAINVLAIVLTARILGMELGVARAIGAIVFALVIGLIMHWIYYREELARATASKGFTLDEQDSRPLGETTTFFALMIAVLVFANWAPARAEDSAVWHTIFAWKWPLTALSGAGLAVLLIGRWQWDWRPLAVTGAVVAGLAVFAPQHPELAFTAGLLGLTLTVALRPNEGEEWLSQTWGFAKLILPLLLAGVLLAGFLLGRPGHEGVIPSAWVSALVGGNSLLANLLAAFLGALMYFATLTEIPIVQGLLGAGMGKGPALALLLAGPALSLPNMLVIRSILGTQKTLVYCALVVVMATCSGVIFGVFYS, translated from the coding sequence ATGCCGGCTAATGCTTGTGGGCGCGCGCTGAGTCGGCTGCGTGCGCGCACGAGAGAGAACCCTACTGAAATGAAATGGCTGGCGGGCATGTTGGCTCTGTTTCTGGCAGCGTTCTTCATGCCAGCGGGTACGACGCGCTTCGATAACGCTGTTCTCGAAGGATTGGCCCTGCTGAAATGGTACGCCCGCGAACATGTGATCCTGTGTCTGATTCCAGCGTTTTTCATTGCCGGGGCGATTGCCGTGTTCATCAGCCAAAGCGCTGTGATGAAATACCTGGGTCCCGCTGCCCGCAAGACGGCTGCCTATGGGGTTGCTTCAGTATCAGGTTCGATTCTAGCGGTCTGTTCCTGCACGGTGCTGCCTCTGTTTGGCGGCATCTACCGGCGCGGCGCGGGACTGGGACCGGCCATTGCCTTTCTCTATTCCGGGCCGGCGATCAATGTGTTGGCCATTGTCCTGACAGCGCGCATATTGGGCATGGAGCTCGGCGTGGCGCGGGCGATTGGCGCCATCGTTTTTGCCTTGGTGATCGGACTGATCATGCACTGGATTTACTACCGCGAGGAGCTGGCGCGAGCGACGGCGTCCAAGGGGTTCACTCTGGATGAACAGGACAGTCGGCCATTGGGCGAGACCACAACTTTTTTCGCCCTGATGATCGCGGTGCTTGTGTTCGCCAATTGGGCGCCGGCCCGCGCTGAAGACAGCGCCGTTTGGCATACGATTTTTGCCTGGAAATGGCCGCTGACCGCCCTGAGCGGAGCCGGTCTGGCAGTCCTGCTGATCGGGCGCTGGCAGTGGGACTGGCGACCGCTGGCGGTGACCGGCGCTGTGGTTGCCGGGCTGGCGGTTTTCGCCCCCCAACACCCAGAACTGGCTTTTACCGCCGGGCTATTGGGCTTGACCCTAACCGTCGCCCTACGTCCAAACGAAGGTGAGGAATGGCTGAGTCAGACCTGGGGATTTGCCAAGTTGATCCTGCCCCTGTTGCTGGCCGGCGTGTTGCTGGCCGGATTTTTGTTAGGCCGACCGGGTCACGAAGGCGTCATTCCTTCAGCGTGGGTCAGTGCGCTGGTTGGCGGCAATTCCCTGCTGGCCAATCTGTTAGCCGCGTTTTTGGGCGCACTCATGTATTTCGCCACGTTGACCGAAATTCCCATCGTTCAGGGTCTGTTGGGCGCAGGCATGGGTAAAGGACCGGCTCTGGCCCTGCTGCTGGCGGGACCGGCGTTGTCCCTGCCAAACATGCTGGTCATCCGCAGCATTCTCGGTACGCAAAAAACCCTGGTTTATTGTGCGCTGGTGGTGGTCATGGCGACCTGCTCCGGCGTGATATTTGGCGTGTTCTATTCATAA
- a CDS encoding DUF2703 domain-containing protein, with protein sequence MTTLEIEWRHLDKDGRTCLRCSDTLQSLQQVVAQLAAECAPRGVTVAYRETKLPLEQLSESNLILFNDIPLEAVLPDASASASECQSCGDLCGEPSVCRTVSVGGHTFEAIPAALIRQAACAVARCC encoded by the coding sequence ATGACCACTCTGGAAATCGAATGGCGTCATCTCGACAAGGACGGACGCACCTGCTTACGCTGTTCGGACACCTTGCAATCCCTGCAACAGGTCGTCGCGCAATTGGCGGCGGAGTGCGCGCCACGCGGCGTCACGGTTGCGTACCGTGAAACAAAGTTGCCGCTCGAACAGTTATCCGAGTCGAATCTAATCCTGTTCAATGACATACCGCTGGAAGCGGTGTTGCCGGACGCTTCTGCATCAGCAAGCGAATGCCAGTCCTGCGGCGATCTGTGCGGCGAGCCCAGCGTTTGCCGCACCGTTTCCGTGGGGGGACACACTTTCGAGGCGATCCCCGCCGCGCTGATCCGGCAAGCCGCCTGCGCTGTAGCTCGATGCTGTTGA